One region of Halohasta litchfieldiae genomic DNA includes:
- a CDS encoding uracil-xanthine permease family protein yields MSNNSGDEIRINYGIEEKPPLPKSILLGLQHVSVMIVPSTAVAFIVAGAAGLGASDTTFLVQMAILFAGVATLVQAYTVGPIGAKLPIVMGTSFAFVGAMSSIGASSGLDVVFGSILIAAFVVPFLLGWQFNRLESFFPPLVTGLIVIIIGLYLIPVGMEYSAGGVGAADFGSMQNLGLASLVLAIAVLFNLFLTGIWRILSIIVGISVGYITAVAFGVVDFTPVYEAAWVAVPTPGRFGFSFEAIPLLTFMFLFLVSGMETIGDMSGITAAEGRNPTKTEFRGGIFADGFISAIGAIFGSFPQTSFSQNVGIINFTGVMSRHIVGIGGFILVGLGLIPKFGAIVTTIPASVFGGAVLVMVGMVAASGMRLLFLNIEMNRRNMVIIATSLGLGLGIATVPDALSGLPAGAQTLFGEPVIMTGLGALLLNTFVPGSSSPLFDSADPVSSTLKPTDDD; encoded by the coding sequence ATGTCCAATAATAGCGGTGATGAGATTAGAATCAACTACGGTATTGAAGAAAAGCCTCCGCTTCCGAAATCAATACTCCTTGGATTACAACATGTGTCAGTTATGATTGTCCCCTCAACTGCGGTCGCATTCATTGTTGCGGGGGCTGCTGGGCTAGGGGCTAGCGATACAACGTTTTTGGTACAGATGGCCATCCTCTTTGCAGGAGTTGCAACCCTCGTTCAGGCCTATACCGTCGGACCTATTGGTGCCAAGCTACCGATCGTAATGGGAACGAGTTTTGCCTTCGTCGGTGCGATGAGCTCGATTGGCGCAAGTTCCGGCCTGGACGTCGTCTTCGGTTCAATTCTGATTGCAGCCTTTGTGGTTCCCTTCCTCCTCGGTTGGCAGTTTAACCGACTCGAATCGTTTTTCCCTCCACTCGTCACCGGCCTGATTGTGATTATCATCGGTCTGTATCTCATTCCGGTCGGCATGGAGTACTCTGCAGGTGGCGTTGGAGCTGCAGACTTCGGCTCAATGCAAAACCTCGGACTTGCCTCGTTAGTTCTCGCCATTGCGGTCCTTTTTAATCTGTTTTTAACTGGTATCTGGCGCATACTAAGTATCATTGTCGGAATCAGTGTTGGTTACATTACTGCAGTCGCTTTCGGCGTCGTTGACTTCACACCGGTGTACGAGGCTGCATGGGTCGCCGTGCCGACGCCAGGACGGTTTGGATTTAGCTTTGAGGCAATCCCACTCCTTACGTTCATGTTTCTTTTCTTAGTGTCAGGGATGGAAACAATCGGAGATATGTCCGGTATTACCGCCGCAGAAGGCCGGAATCCAACCAAAACAGAATTCCGTGGTGGCATCTTCGCGGACGGATTCATCAGTGCTATCGGGGCCATCTTCGGATCGTTCCCACAGACTTCGTTCTCACAGAACGTTGGCATTATCAACTTTACTGGCGTGATGAGTCGACACATTGTCGGTATCGGAGGCTTCATTCTCGTTGGGCTCGGACTCATTCCTAAATTCGGGGCCATTGTGACGACAATCCCTGCGTCGGTGTTTGGTGGAGCCGTATTAGTAATGGTCGGGATGGTTGCTGCAAGCGGTATGCGCCTGCTCTTTTTAAATATCGAGATGAACCGGCGCAACATGGTTATTATTGCGACCTCACTCGGTCTCGGGCTGGGTATCGCAACTGTTCCTGATGCACTTTCGGGGCTACCTGCTGGGGCACAGACGCTCTTCGGGGAGCCGGTTATTATGACGGGTCTCGGAGCATTACTACTGAATACGTTTGTTCCCGGCAGTTCCAGTCCGTTGTTTGATTCTGCTGACCCCGTTTCGTCGACTCTGAAACCAACAGACGACGACTGA
- a CDS encoding dihydroorotase has translation MAPIETLITSGTVVTADSMFDATVGIDDGTIVGVGDERALPTADRRIDVGGNLVLPGVVDPHTHLAGYNSIDSYETGTAAAAVGGVTSLLTFAWQGWDDGEWDEDGTLWGAVERHKDGAFPLIDCGQHPVITQETPEVLDEFPALVEAGVTSFKMFTTDDIRLSNGFIGEVFDRLAELGAVGMVHTEDYSVCTERTKAVKSDPSGESTSAYPQSRPDYAEAMAAGAAARLAVAADAKYYGVHTTSKAAADAIASVRTDGSNVRAETCTHYTALDDSTYGRLGNRAIMAPPLRTQDDINALFDRFRDGTLSVVSTDHVALPTSRKEGGPWWESAFGVNSLQTSLPVFHDEAVNRRGLSYPSLVRLMCTTPARTFGLPSKGRIEPGADADLVVFDPGETYTINAAQNHSNADYSIYDGREVTGRVKKTFVRGTLVADSGEIVAEPGHGQFLSRVVPDWDQ, from the coding sequence ATGGCACCGATAGAGACGCTCATCACCAGCGGCACAGTTGTAACTGCAGACTCGATGTTTGATGCAACTGTCGGTATCGACGACGGAACGATCGTCGGCGTCGGCGACGAACGGGCGCTGCCGACGGCTGACCGACGAATCGACGTTGGCGGTAACCTCGTACTCCCGGGAGTAGTCGACCCCCACACTCACCTCGCGGGGTATAACTCGATCGACTCCTACGAAACAGGGACCGCAGCGGCCGCCGTGGGTGGCGTCACCAGCCTCCTAACGTTCGCATGGCAGGGATGGGATGACGGCGAGTGGGACGAAGACGGGACCCTCTGGGGAGCTGTCGAACGCCACAAAGACGGCGCATTCCCGCTGATCGACTGTGGGCAACACCCCGTGATTACTCAGGAGACGCCCGAAGTACTCGACGAATTCCCAGCGCTCGTTGAGGCGGGGGTCACCTCGTTTAAGATGTTCACGACTGACGACATCCGGCTCTCCAACGGGTTCATCGGCGAGGTGTTCGACCGACTCGCCGAACTCGGTGCGGTCGGCATGGTTCACACCGAAGACTACTCCGTGTGCACCGAGCGGACGAAGGCGGTAAAATCGGACCCTTCGGGCGAGTCGACATCGGCCTACCCCCAGTCGCGGCCGGACTACGCCGAGGCGATGGCGGCTGGAGCGGCTGCTCGACTCGCCGTCGCGGCCGACGCGAAGTATTACGGCGTCCACACGACCTCAAAGGCAGCAGCCGATGCTATCGCCTCGGTCCGAACTGACGGTTCGAACGTCAGGGCCGAAACGTGTACACACTATACCGCGCTCGACGACTCCACCTACGGCCGCCTTGGAAACCGCGCGATCATGGCACCGCCGCTGCGGACGCAGGACGATATCAACGCATTGTTCGACCGATTCCGCGACGGGACGCTTTCGGTTGTCTCGACCGACCACGTCGCACTCCCCACCAGCCGAAAAGAGGGCGGCCCTTGGTGGGAGAGCGCCTTCGGCGTCAACAGCCTCCAGACAAGCCTGCCGGTCTTCCACGACGAAGCCGTGAATCGGCGCGGCCTCTCGTATCCCTCGCTTGTCCGGCTCATGTGTACTACGCCAGCCCGCACGTTCGGACTCCCCTCAAAGGGGCGGATCGAACCGGGTGCCGACGCCGATCTCGTGGTGTTCGATCCCGGCGAGACCTATACGATCAACGCAGCCCAGAACCACTCGAATGCGGACTATTCGATCTACGATGGCCGTGAAGTGACTGGACGAGTGAAAAAAACGTTCGTCCGCGGTACACTGGTCGCCGACAGCGGTGAGATCGTTGCCGAACCGGGACACGGACAGTTCCTCAGTCGTGTCGTTCCTGATTGGGATCAGTAA
- a CDS encoding 30S ribosomal protein S17e — protein MTLNAEEIINIGDTLLQRHPDGFTDSFETNRHRVSTLTDVESRRVRNRIAGYITRQQQSRSQQV, from the coding sequence ATGACACTGAACGCCGAAGAGATCATTAACATCGGTGATACCCTTCTCCAGCGGCATCCGGATGGCTTCACCGACAGCTTCGAGACGAACCGTCATCGCGTGTCGACCCTGACTGACGTCGAGTCGCGGCGGGTCCGGAACCGGATTGCAGGCTACATTACCAGACAACAACAGAGCCGGTCCCAACAGGTCTAG
- a CDS encoding 5'-deoxyadenosine deaminase — protein sequence MILTGTVVVDSTTVIEDGAVVVDGSQIEAVGHRAELVDQYTDRERHAYDLLLPGFVGGHIHSVQSLGRGIADDTELLDWLFDYVLPMEASLSADEMEVAAKLGYLELIENGTTTCIDHLSVAHADRAFEAAGELGIRGVLGKVLMDQRSPDALEEDTDRALAESERLIEAYHGAFDDRIRYAVTPRFAVSCSEQCLRGARELADTYDGVRIHTHASENRSEIETVESDTGLRNIHWLDEVGLTGEDVVLAHCVWTDDSEREVLAETGTHVTHCPSSNMKLASGVAPIEDYLDRGINVALGNDGAPCNNTLDPLTEMRQASLLQKVDQLEPTATPARTIFEMATRNGAKAAGFDDLGELREGWRADIIGLTTDQTRSVPMHDIFSHLVFAAHGDDVQFTMVDGNVLMEDGEVTVVDADEIRRRGSEIGLGMDLETERKAAHEQRP from the coding sequence ATGATACTAACCGGGACCGTCGTCGTGGATTCGACGACCGTGATCGAGGATGGCGCTGTCGTCGTCGACGGCTCACAGATCGAAGCTGTCGGCCATCGAGCGGAACTCGTCGACCAGTATACGGACAGAGAGCGACACGCCTACGATCTGTTGCTCCCCGGCTTTGTCGGCGGACATATCCACTCGGTCCAGAGTTTGGGCCGCGGCATCGCCGACGATACCGAACTACTGGACTGGTTGTTCGATTACGTACTCCCGATGGAGGCATCGCTGTCGGCCGACGAGATGGAGGTCGCCGCCAAACTCGGCTATCTCGAACTGATCGAGAACGGCACGACGACATGTATCGATCACCTCTCGGTCGCACACGCCGATCGTGCCTTCGAGGCCGCAGGCGAGTTGGGTATCCGCGGCGTCCTTGGGAAGGTGCTAATGGACCAACGGTCGCCCGACGCCCTCGAAGAGGACACCGACCGGGCGCTTGCGGAGTCTGAACGGCTGATCGAGGCCTACCATGGGGCGTTCGACGACCGAATTCGGTACGCAGTGACCCCACGGTTTGCGGTCTCCTGTAGTGAACAGTGTCTCCGTGGTGCCCGCGAGTTAGCCGACACCTACGACGGCGTCCGGATTCACACCCACGCCAGCGAGAACCGAAGCGAGATCGAAACGGTCGAATCCGACACCGGACTGCGGAACATCCACTGGCTCGACGAGGTCGGCCTCACCGGCGAAGACGTCGTCTTGGCACACTGCGTGTGGACCGACGACAGCGAACGTGAGGTTCTCGCGGAGACTGGTACCCACGTTACTCACTGTCCGTCGTCGAATATGAAACTCGCAAGCGGTGTCGCACCCATCGAGGACTACCTCGACCGCGGCATCAACGTCGCGCTGGGCAACGACGGCGCGCCGTGTAACAACACGCTCGATCCGCTGACCGAGATGCGACAGGCAAGCCTCTTACAGAAAGTCGACCAGCTGGAGCCGACTGCTACCCCGGCACGGACGATCTTCGAGATGGCGACTCGAAACGGTGCAAAGGCCGCCGGGTTCGATGACCTCGGAGAACTCCGGGAGGGATGGCGAGCCGATATCATCGGTCTCACCACGGACCAGACTCGGTCGGTCCCGATGCACGACATCTTTTCGCACCTCGTTTTCGCCGCCCATGGCGACGACGTCCAGTTTACTATGGTCGACGGGAATGTCCTCATGGAAGACGGCGAGGTGACCGTCGTCGACGCCGACGAAATCCGTCGACGCGGTAGCGAGATCGGCCTCGGGATGGATCTCGAAACCGAGCGGAAAGCCGCACACGAACAGAGGCCCTAA
- a CDS encoding amidohydrolase family protein has translation MTDLLVTNGRVITQDTNRTVIEGGAVAIEGDEITAVGTTDELGSVHAADRVIDAEGGAVIPGLVNPHTHVSDILLRGSFAEDRGLLDWLYNVKRPGTLAMDPDEHALAATLYCIEAIQSGVTAFVENDTEVLWDDWSTIEAKLGVYDEAGIRNVYGAGMVDRGADAVFQELVTDIQAREDDVDHPPLETFVEETDDVIAEVDSLIETYDGTANGRQSIWPAPVVVETTTNRCFREAYALAEKHDVMTTAHVAEAEAQEQRDLSSIEYLRNVGYLGERTLLGHCVQIDASDIRTLAETGTAVAHNFMANMRLATGFAPVVKMLDTGVTVGLGTDNSILSDTVNPLSDVRAMAGGHKGYHRDAGVVDAQTAFDMITRDAATAIGRAESLGSLEAGTQADLAIVDLDHPHLTPSKDPVFTLVHAAQGFEVDTVVCAGDVIMENREIQTFDEPLDSILSRASEAATDIADRTGYK, from the coding sequence ATGACGGACTTACTCGTGACAAACGGACGTGTCATTACTCAAGATACTAATCGGACCGTAATTGAGGGCGGTGCCGTGGCTATCGAGGGCGATGAAATCACCGCAGTCGGAACCACCGACGAACTTGGCAGCGTTCACGCCGCCGATCGTGTTATCGACGCCGAAGGGGGCGCTGTCATCCCTGGGCTAGTCAATCCTCACACCCACGTCTCGGACATTTTGCTTCGCGGCTCGTTTGCCGAGGACCGCGGCCTGCTGGATTGGCTCTACAACGTCAAACGCCCGGGGACACTCGCAATGGACCCCGACGAGCACGCGCTCGCAGCGACGTTGTATTGCATCGAGGCGATCCAGTCGGGCGTGACGGCGTTCGTCGAAAACGACACCGAGGTTCTCTGGGACGACTGGTCGACCATCGAGGCAAAACTCGGTGTCTACGACGAAGCAGGCATCCGCAACGTCTACGGCGCGGGTATGGTCGACCGCGGTGCCGACGCGGTGTTTCAGGAGCTCGTCACCGATATTCAAGCTCGGGAAGACGACGTCGACCACCCACCGCTAGAGACGTTTGTCGAGGAGACTGATGACGTCATCGCCGAAGTCGACTCACTGATCGAAACCTACGACGGGACCGCCAACGGTCGACAGTCGATCTGGCCAGCGCCGGTCGTCGTCGAGACCACGACGAACCGCTGTTTTCGGGAGGCCTACGCACTCGCAGAGAAACACGACGTGATGACGACGGCTCATGTCGCCGAAGCCGAGGCCCAAGAGCAGCGCGATCTCTCCAGCATCGAGTACCTCCGCAACGTCGGCTACCTCGGTGAGCGCACACTGTTGGGTCACTGCGTCCAGATCGACGCGAGCGACATTCGTACTCTTGCGGAAACCGGGACGGCGGTCGCGCACAACTTCATGGCGAATATGCGGCTTGCAACCGGGTTTGCCCCGGTTGTGAAGATGCTCGATACGGGTGTCACCGTCGGTCTCGGAACCGACAACTCGATTTTGAGCGATACGGTCAATCCCCTCAGCGACGTTCGCGCTATGGCTGGTGGCCACAAGGGGTACCACCGCGATGCTGGCGTTGTCGACGCACAGACGGCCTTCGATATGATCACGCGGGATGCCGCTACCGCTATCGGGCGCGCCGAGAGCCTCGGCTCGCTCGAAGCGGGAACACAGGCGGACCTCGCAATCGTCGACCTTGACCACCCGCATCTAACCCCCAGCAAGGACCCGGTGTTTACACTCGTCCACGCTGCTCAGGGCTTCGAGGTCGACACCGTGGTCTGTGCTGGCGATGTCATCATGGAGAACCGCGAGATACAGACGTTCGACGAACCCCTCGATAGTATCCTCTCTCGCGCCTCGGAGGCGGCGACAGATATCGCCGACCGAACCGGCTACAAGTGA
- a CDS encoding ABC transporter ATP-binding protein gives MSGDPFVRMDNITKTFPGVIANDDVSITVREGEIHGLLGENGAGKSTLMKVLYGLYSADSGEVYLNNERLELSSPQDAIDAGIGMVHQHFKLIPRLSVAKNIILGRREPAAAFRNGSGADDSGPVSSVASSNVLQWLAARFTLGLDEPVKKIQSLADDYGFDIDVSAPVWELDVGERQRVEILKALYRDVDLLILDEPTAVLSPTEAERLFETLRKLTDQGLSIIIITHKLKEVQSITDRVTVLRDGENVGTVETADVSREELAKMMVGRDVLFEIEKESVSIGTPVLEASNLRADDERGIEALSGVDMTLHEGEIIGIAGVSGNGQMELAETLVGVREATGGSVSINGEELTNKPPRSFIDNGVSFVPEDRHRDGCAEPLSVMHNAIMKGYTSNEFGAGLRLDYESTASYTGSLVDEFDIRGITDVSEITAGELSGGNLQKLILAREIDRNPDLLVANQPTRGVDVGAIEFIRERLLEQRDSGTGILLLSEDLDEILDLSDRILVIYEGEFVYETTPDAADRRRIGLEMNGGDVGQQSQPVAAADGGRSES, from the coding sequence ATGAGCGGAGACCCTTTCGTCCGGATGGATAACATCACGAAGACGTTTCCAGGCGTAATCGCGAACGACGACGTCTCGATAACTGTCCGTGAAGGAGAGATTCACGGCCTCCTCGGAGAGAACGGTGCTGGAAAGAGCACACTAATGAAGGTGTTGTACGGGCTGTATTCGGCAGACAGTGGGGAGGTCTATTTAAATAACGAGCGGCTCGAACTATCGTCCCCGCAGGATGCTATCGACGCTGGCATCGGGATGGTTCACCAGCATTTCAAACTCATCCCGCGGCTGTCTGTCGCAAAGAACATTATTCTCGGTAGGCGTGAACCGGCAGCCGCGTTCCGCAACGGCAGTGGAGCAGACGACAGCGGCCCGGTCTCATCGGTGGCCTCCAGCAACGTTCTGCAGTGGCTCGCAGCCAGATTCACGCTCGGACTCGACGAACCGGTGAAAAAAATCCAGTCGCTGGCAGACGATTACGGGTTCGATATCGATGTCTCGGCACCGGTCTGGGAGCTCGATGTTGGCGAGCGTCAGCGGGTCGAGATTCTCAAGGCCCTGTACCGGGATGTCGACCTGTTAATTCTCGACGAGCCGACGGCGGTCCTCTCGCCGACGGAGGCCGAGCGGCTCTTCGAGACGCTGCGGAAACTCACCGATCAGGGCCTGTCGATCATCATCATCACGCACAAGCTCAAGGAGGTCCAGTCGATCACAGACCGCGTGACCGTCCTTCGGGACGGCGAAAACGTCGGAACGGTCGAGACGGCCGACGTCAGTCGAGAGGAACTGGCCAAGATGATGGTTGGCCGCGACGTGCTGTTCGAAATCGAAAAGGAGTCCGTCTCAATCGGTACCCCCGTGCTCGAAGCCTCAAACCTGCGTGCAGACGACGAGAGAGGGATCGAGGCGCTCTCCGGAGTCGACATGACGCTCCACGAAGGCGAGATCATCGGTATCGCGGGCGTCAGCGGGAACGGACAGATGGAACTGGCCGAAACACTGGTTGGTGTCCGTGAGGCCACTGGCGGATCGGTTTCGATCAACGGTGAGGAGCTTACGAATAAACCGCCCCGCTCGTTCATCGATAACGGCGTGTCGTTCGTCCCCGAGGACCGCCATCGGGACGGCTGTGCGGAGCCCCTGTCGGTCATGCACAACGCAATTATGAAGGGGTACACGAGCAACGAGTTCGGAGCTGGGTTGCGGCTCGACTACGAGTCGACGGCGTCGTACACGGGCTCACTCGTCGACGAGTTCGACATCCGTGGCATCACGGATGTCTCGGAGATCACAGCTGGGGAACTGTCGGGTGGGAACCTACAGAAACTCATCCTCGCACGAGAGATCGACCGCAATCCGGACCTTCTCGTCGCAAACCAGCCGACACGCGGCGTCGACGTCGGCGCGATCGAATTCATCCGCGAGCGACTCCTCGAACAGCGCGACAGTGGCACCGGTATCCTGCTGCTCTCGGAGGACCTCGACGAGATACTCGATCTCAGCGATCGGATTCTCGTCATCTACGAAGGGGAGTTCGTTTACGAAACAACACCCGACGCAGCGGACCGGCGGCGGATCGGACTCGAAATGAACGGCGGCGATGTCGGCCAGCAGTCACAGCCAGTCGCTGCCGCCGACGGCGGTCGGAGTGAGTCCTGA
- a CDS encoding ABC transporter permease, with protein sequence MEFNVELDAREDVPQWMEYGTPVFTILAALAVSGIALFALGVNPIVAYEVMFFQTLTTEFGLTETVAKAVPLIFAGLAVYVPLKAQLWNIGAEGQLFIGAIAGTWIGLNVSLPMIALLPLMFVGAGIAGALWVAIPAVLRAKWGINEIITTLLFTFIAADVKNYVVRGPMQAPGANFPQTAQLPLAAQLPDIPGLGFPIGILLAIVFVALTYILVNHTRLGFEITFIGANDRAAEQAGMSKYKIYLFVLMAGGAFAGFAGISEISGVQTRLRAFFAPGYGFTAIPIALLGRNGAFQVMLAALFFAVIFVGGSSIETLLSVPAAIVDIIQALIILFLLTAEFFKQYSVDLSLNRDRESRGVTQPDGEI encoded by the coding sequence ATGGAATTCAACGTCGAGTTGGACGCACGTGAAGACGTGCCGCAGTGGATGGAGTACGGGACGCCGGTGTTCACGATTCTAGCAGCACTCGCAGTAAGCGGTATTGCGCTGTTCGCATTGGGGGTGAATCCAATTGTCGCATACGAGGTCATGTTCTTCCAGACGCTCACGACGGAGTTCGGGCTCACGGAGACGGTGGCCAAGGCCGTGCCGTTGATATTCGCTGGGCTGGCCGTGTACGTGCCATTAAAAGCGCAGCTTTGGAACATCGGTGCGGAAGGTCAACTGTTCATCGGTGCAATAGCTGGCACGTGGATTGGGCTAAACGTGTCGCTGCCGATGATCGCGCTCCTCCCGCTGATGTTCGTCGGGGCGGGTATCGCGGGTGCTCTCTGGGTAGCGATCCCCGCAGTACTCCGAGCTAAGTGGGGGATCAACGAGATCATCACTACGCTGCTGTTTACGTTCATTGCTGCGGATGTCAAAAACTACGTTGTCCGTGGCCCGATGCAAGCTCCCGGCGCGAACTTCCCACAGACCGCACAGCTCCCGCTGGCAGCCCAACTGCCGGATATTCCTGGACTCGGGTTTCCGATTGGGATTCTCCTCGCGATTGTGTTCGTCGCGCTGACTTACATACTCGTGAATCACACGCGACTGGGCTTTGAGATCACATTCATCGGTGCGAACGACCGGGCAGCCGAACAGGCCGGGATGAGCAAGTACAAGATCTACCTGTTCGTCCTCATGGCTGGTGGTGCTTTCGCTGGCTTCGCTGGCATCAGCGAGATCTCCGGCGTCCAAACGCGTTTGCGTGCGTTTTTCGCTCCAGGATACGGCTTCACGGCGATCCCCATCGCGTTGCTCGGCCGCAACGGTGCGTTCCAAGTCATGCTTGCCGCACTGTTTTTCGCCGTGATTTTCGTCGGTGGGTCAAGCATCGAGACGCTACTGAGTGTGCCCGCTGCGATCGTCGACATCATCCAAGCGCTGATTATCCTGTTTTTGCTCACCGCAGAGTTCTTCAAACAGTACAGTGTCGACCTCTCGTTGAACCGGGATCGGGAGTCACGTGGTGTCACGCAGCCGGATGGTGAGATCTGA
- a CDS encoding ABC transporter permease produces MTGLLAGLANATVNASTVLILAGLGELISERAGVLNLGVEGMMLVGALTGFVTTVVTGSYWLGLGVAVFAGGLMALIHGFLCISLNSDQAVSGIMLTLLGTGLTTYFGNSYTGNSISGFPERTIPIIGDFLVEIPIIGPAVFQSTATDYIALLLVPLVWLFLYRTNIGLELISVGEDPETADTMGVDVYKMRYLAVVIGGVLAGAAGAHLSLSFNQIWSTGMTAGRGWVAVALVIFARWRPGRILLGAYLFGLFNALQLYSQAFDLTLGPGSPVAGIANPIIDFVMNPTIMSTYPYIVTLLVLVITVVRAENSELAQPSALVQSYTREAD; encoded by the coding sequence ATGACTGGACTGCTTGCGGGGCTGGCAAACGCGACGGTCAACGCCAGTACGGTCCTCATCCTCGCTGGACTCGGTGAACTCATTAGTGAACGGGCCGGAGTGCTCAACCTCGGTGTCGAGGGGATGATGTTAGTCGGTGCCCTGACTGGGTTCGTGACGACCGTAGTAACTGGGAGCTACTGGCTCGGTCTCGGCGTTGCCGTCTTTGCTGGCGGTCTCATGGCACTGATCCACGGCTTCCTCTGTATCTCGCTCAACTCCGATCAGGCGGTCAGCGGGATTATGCTGACGCTTCTCGGAACCGGGCTGACGACGTACTTCGGGAACAGCTACACCGGAAACTCGATCTCGGGGTTCCCCGAACGGACGATTCCAATCATCGGCGATTTCCTCGTCGAGATCCCGATTATCGGACCCGCCGTCTTCCAGAGCACGGCCACAGATTATATCGCGCTCCTCCTCGTTCCGCTGGTCTGGCTGTTCCTCTACCGGACGAACATAGGACTGGAACTCATCTCTGTCGGTGAGGATCCGGAGACGGCCGATACGATGGGCGTCGACGTTTACAAGATGCGGTACCTCGCCGTGGTAATCGGCGGAGTACTGGCCGGTGCTGCAGGTGCGCACCTATCACTGTCGTTCAACCAGATATGGTCGACAGGGATGACCGCTGGCCGCGGGTGGGTTGCAGTGGCCCTTGTCATTTTCGCCCGCTGGCGTCCCGGGCGGATTCTTTTGGGTGCTTACCTGTTTGGGCTGTTCAACGCACTTCAGTTGTACTCCCAAGCGTTCGACCTCACACTGGGTCCCGGATCGCCCGTCGCTGGCATCGCTAACCCCATTATCGATTTCGTCATGAATCCGACGATCATGTCGACATACCCGTATATCGTGACGCTGCTCGTCTTGGTCATCACTGTTGTTCGAGCCGAGAACAGTGAACTCGCCCAGCCGTCGGCGCTGGTCCAGTCGTACACCCGTGAAGCCGACTGA
- a CDS encoding BMP family ABC transporter substrate-binding protein: MTRTHISRRDALKTAAGTAGLIGLAGCSGSSEPSGGDGVNAAFIYQAEVGDVGWDRAHEDARQEVTERFDWLETEFSEAVAPGDVQRVAEQYVSSGMDAIFGTTFGYMDPLHSMAPDYPETTFEHCSGFKTQDNMGRYYGRLYQARFLCGVAAGLLTETNQIGYVAAFPIPELIRQINAFVQGARTVNPDVTADVRWTNAWVDPPAVTQAVNALTDSGADVINNHQTTTAATQTAASNEAWAFTYTTSMAEAGGDYYGNSAVFNWEEFYAPTLQAINDDNWESDAYWEGLDAGVVGLGDWGPQVPDSVVSEVETKQDELINGDRTVWQDTQFAGESDSFLFGEMGSYVEGINGSVPSS, encoded by the coding sequence ATGACAAGAACTCATATATCACGACGAGATGCACTGAAAACAGCCGCCGGGACGGCCGGACTTATCGGACTAGCTGGGTGTTCAGGTAGTTCGGAACCATCAGGCGGAGATGGCGTGAACGCCGCGTTCATTTACCAAGCCGAAGTCGGCGATGTTGGCTGGGACCGAGCACACGAGGACGCCCGGCAGGAAGTCACCGAACGCTTCGACTGGCTCGAAACGGAGTTTTCCGAGGCGGTTGCCCCCGGCGATGTCCAGCGAGTGGCCGAACAGTACGTTTCCAGCGGGATGGACGCAATCTTCGGAACTACGTTCGGCTACATGGATCCGCTGCACAGTATGGCACCGGACTACCCGGAGACGACCTTCGAACACTGTTCGGGCTTCAAGACCCAAGACAACATGGGGCGGTACTACGGGCGGCTCTACCAAGCCCGGTTCCTGTGTGGCGTCGCTGCGGGCCTCCTCACCGAGACGAATCAAATCGGATACGTCGCGGCGTTTCCGATTCCGGAGCTGATCCGCCAGATCAACGCGTTCGTGCAAGGAGCACGGACTGTCAATCCCGACGTTACAGCCGATGTCAGGTGGACCAATGCATGGGTCGACCCGCCAGCGGTGACTCAGGCAGTCAATGCCTTAACCGACAGTGGAGCCGACGTAATCAACAACCACCAGACGACCACTGCAGCCACCCAGACCGCTGCCAGCAACGAAGCGTGGGCCTTCACCTACACGACCTCGATGGCCGAGGCGGGCGGCGACTACTACGGTAACTCAGCCGTATTCAATTGGGAGGAGTTCTACGCGCCGACGCTTCAGGCGATTAACGACGACAACTGGGAGTCGGACGCCTACTGGGAGGGGCTCGATGCTGGCGTCGTCGGCCTCGGAGACTGGGGGCCGCAGGTGCCCGATAGCGTCGTGAGCGAAGTCGAAACGAAACAGGACGAACTCATCAACGGCGACCGGACGGTCTGGCAAGACACACAGTTCGCTGGCGAGTCCGACTCGTTCCTCTTCGGCGAGATGGGAAGCTACGTCGAAGGCATCAACGGAAGCGTCCCCAGCTCGTAG